In one Rugosibacter aromaticivorans genomic region, the following are encoded:
- a CDS encoding heavy metal translocating P-type ATPase → MFCYHCGLPVPPGTKTFITIDAVPRVLCCTGCQAVAQAIVGNHLTEYYRHRDALPESPREALPVALEILGLFDHPKAQKNFVRAAGEHEREAALILEGITCAACVWLNEAHLRRQPGVTSVDINYATRRARVRWDTRVTKLSKLLEAVVAIGYRAHPYDVARSESLAQKERKTALWRLFVAGFGMMQVMMYAIPVYLAQTDSGSDMTSDIQQLMRWASLILTVPVVLYSAAPFFTNAWRDVTLRRLGMDVPVALGVGSAFAASLWATLSGRGEVYFDSVTMFVFFLLAGRYLEMMARQKAVRSVETLARAMPTLATRFVRWPEAACEQVAAAELRVGDVIQIAPGESIPADGEVIAGVSAADESLLTGESRPLPKVAGDELIGGSVNVNSPLTMRVLRLGQDTRLAAITRLMERAAAEKPHVVHMADRVAGRFVVAVLLLAVATALVWWQLDPAQALWVFVAVLVVSCPCALSLATPVALTVATGALAARGVLVTRGHAIETLAQANHFIFDKTGTLTLGQLTLIEMITCRSTPEAAIALAAGLEQGSEHPIGRALRQAANSIAPVANVRAVTGAGVLGVVDAIEWRLGRPDFVAGLHQKPLPLEIEAKVGAGDTVIALGSADGWQAFFRLGDDVRPEAAAAMVALRCAGVTLSIFSGDASAAVQRVGQALGIADVRGGMTPEEKHAAMTALQATGAVVAMVGDGVNDAPVLAKAQVSIAMGGGADLARAQADIVLLGNHLAALAPGVVLARRTVRVVRQNLLWAFTYNLTAIPLAMIGWVTPWMAGIGMSASSLLVVLNALRLQRGR, encoded by the coding sequence GTGTTCTGCTATCACTGCGGCTTGCCTGTTCCTCCAGGAACAAAGACTTTCATTACTATCGACGCCGTGCCCCGCGTGCTGTGCTGTACGGGGTGTCAGGCGGTGGCGCAGGCGATTGTCGGTAATCACCTCACCGAGTATTACCGTCACCGCGATGCGCTGCCGGAAAGTCCCCGTGAAGCGCTGCCAGTAGCCTTAGAGATACTGGGTTTGTTTGATCATCCCAAGGCACAGAAAAATTTCGTTCGGGCGGCGGGAGAGCATGAGCGAGAAGCGGCACTGATTCTCGAAGGTATCACCTGCGCAGCCTGCGTCTGGCTTAACGAGGCGCACTTGCGCCGCCAGCCGGGCGTGACTTCGGTCGATATCAATTACGCCACACGTCGTGCCCGGGTGCGTTGGGATACGCGGGTGACGAAGCTCTCCAAACTGCTCGAAGCTGTTGTGGCTATTGGTTACCGGGCCCATCCTTACGATGTGGCGCGCTCGGAAAGTCTGGCACAGAAAGAGCGCAAGACGGCGCTCTGGCGGCTGTTCGTCGCCGGCTTTGGCATGATGCAGGTGATGATGTATGCCATTCCGGTCTATCTTGCGCAAACAGACAGCGGTAGCGACATGACGTCTGACATTCAGCAATTGATGCGTTGGGCCAGTCTGATTCTTACCGTGCCGGTGGTCCTTTATTCTGCGGCACCATTTTTTACCAACGCCTGGCGTGATGTGACATTGCGCCGACTCGGCATGGATGTACCCGTGGCACTTGGGGTGGGGAGTGCGTTTGCCGCGAGCCTGTGGGCAACGCTGTCGGGTCGTGGCGAAGTGTATTTTGATTCGGTCACGATGTTTGTCTTCTTTCTGCTTGCCGGGCGTTACCTTGAAATGATGGCTCGGCAGAAAGCGGTGCGTAGTGTTGAGACACTGGCACGCGCCATGCCGACATTGGCGACACGGTTTGTGCGCTGGCCAGAGGCGGCTTGCGAGCAGGTGGCGGCAGCCGAACTTCGTGTGGGTGATGTGATACAGATAGCTCCTGGTGAAAGCATTCCAGCGGATGGTGAGGTGATCGCGGGGGTCAGTGCAGCCGACGAGTCGTTACTCACGGGGGAAAGCCGACCGTTGCCTAAAGTGGCTGGTGATGAACTGATCGGTGGCAGTGTCAATGTGAACAGCCCGCTGACGATGCGTGTACTGCGTCTGGGCCAAGACACGCGGCTGGCAGCGATTACACGATTGATGGAACGGGCAGCAGCAGAAAAACCGCACGTGGTGCATATGGCGGATCGTGTCGCCGGACGTTTCGTTGTGGCGGTATTGTTATTGGCAGTGGCGACGGCGTTGGTCTGGTGGCAGCTTGATCCGGCTCAGGCGTTGTGGGTGTTCGTCGCCGTGCTGGTAGTGAGCTGTCCTTGTGCGCTGTCGTTGGCTACTCCGGTGGCCCTGACGGTAGCTACCGGCGCGTTGGCTGCACGTGGCGTGCTGGTGACCCGCGGGCATGCCATTGAAACACTGGCACAAGCGAATCATTTCATCTTCGACAAAACCGGTACGCTGACGCTGGGCCAGCTGACACTGATCGAAATGATCACTTGCCGCAGCACGCCAGAAGCCGCGATTGCCCTGGCAGCAGGACTGGAGCAGGGCTCGGAGCATCCCATCGGTCGTGCTTTGCGGCAGGCTGCCAACAGTATCGCGCCCGTTGCCAACGTGCGCGCAGTGACTGGCGCCGGCGTGCTTGGCGTTGTCGATGCCATCGAATGGCGGCTGGGGCGGCCGGATTTTGTGGCTGGTCTGCATCAAAAACCATTGCCACTGGAGATCGAAGCAAAAGTCGGCGCTGGTGATACGGTGATTGCGCTGGGTTCTGCCGATGGATGGCAGGCTTTTTTTCGGTTAGGTGATGACGTGCGTCCCGAAGCCGCTGCGGCGATGGTTGCCTTGCGATGCGCCGGTGTAACACTGTCGATCTTTAGCGGCGATGCCTCTGCCGCCGTGCAGCGAGTCGGTCAAGCCTTGGGCATTGCCGATGTGCGTGGCGGGATGACGCCCGAAGAAAAGCACGCAGCAATGACAGCCTTGCAGGCAACGGGAGCCGTTGTGGCCATGGTGGGTGATGGCGTCAATGACGCACCGGTGCTAGCGAAAGCTCAAGTATCCATTGCCATGGGCGGTGGTGCTGATCTGGCGCGAGCGCAGGCAGATATCGTGCTGCTGGGCAATCATTTGGCGGCGCTGGCCCCCGGGGTGGTGCTGGCCCGACGAACCGTGCGTGTCGTAAGACAAAACCTGTTATGGGCCTTTACCTATAATCTGACCGCTATTCCGCTCGCCATGATCGGCTGGGTGACCCCCTGGATGGCAGGGATAGGCATGTCGGCCAGCTCGTTGCTGGTGGTGCTCAATGCCTTGCGTCTGCAACGCGGGAGATAA
- the ccoS gene encoding cbb3-type cytochrome oxidase assembly protein CcoS → MDVLYLLIPLSLVLVFVIGAIFWWSLKSGQFDDLEGPGYRLLMDDDDVSTSDQYPKENSKKPERV, encoded by the coding sequence ATGGACGTTCTTTACCTTCTGATTCCTCTCTCTTTAGTGCTGGTGTTTGTCATTGGCGCCATTTTCTGGTGGTCGTTGAAAAGCGGTCAGTTTGATGATCTCGAAGGCCCGGGTTATCGGTTGTTGATGGACGATGATGACGTTTCAACAAGTGATCAATACCCAAAAGAGAATTCAAAAAAGCCAGAAAGGGTTTGA
- the ccoN gene encoding cytochrome-c oxidase, cbb3-type subunit I, producing MMQSPATYHYKVVRQFTVMAVIWGIVGMLVGVIIAAQLVWPELNVSEYLGYGRLRPLHTNAVIFAFGGCALFSTSYYVVQRTSHAPLFAPGLAAFTFWGWQLVIVLAAVTLPLGMTQGKEYAELEWPIDILITLVWVSYAVVFFGTIAKRTVSHIYVANWFYGGFILAVALLHLVNSAAIPVSLFPMKSYSAYAGVQDAMVEWWYGHNAVGFFLTAGFLGMMYYFVPKQAGRPIYSYRLSVVHFWALIFTYMWAGPHHLHYTALPDWTQSVGMVFSLILLAPSWGGMINGIMTLSGAWHKLRDDPILKFLITSLSFYGMSTFEGPMMSIKTVNALSHYTDWTIGHVHSGALGWVAMISIGSIYYLLPRLYGKAQMHSMKAVETHFWVATTGIVLYIASMWIAGVMQGLMWRATNPDGTLTYSFVESVKASYPFWTIRLLGGVLFLTGMLIMAWNMFRTMAGGQVVDAPVLKAAVAH from the coding sequence ATGATGCAATCGCCAGCAACTTATCACTATAAAGTTGTACGCCAATTTACTGTGATGGCGGTTATCTGGGGTATTGTTGGCATGCTGGTCGGAGTCATTATTGCCGCCCAGCTGGTCTGGCCTGAATTAAATGTCAGCGAGTATCTGGGTTATGGCCGATTGAGACCGCTGCATACCAATGCGGTTATTTTTGCGTTTGGCGGCTGCGCGCTGTTTTCTACATCCTATTACGTGGTGCAACGCACCAGTCACGCACCGTTATTCGCACCAGGTCTGGCCGCTTTCACTTTCTGGGGCTGGCAGCTCGTCATCGTGCTTGCGGCTGTCACGCTCCCGTTGGGCATGACCCAGGGGAAAGAATATGCCGAGCTGGAATGGCCGATCGACATTCTGATCACGCTGGTGTGGGTGTCTTATGCCGTAGTATTTTTCGGCACCATCGCTAAGCGTACCGTTTCTCATATCTACGTTGCTAACTGGTTTTACGGCGGCTTTATTTTGGCGGTTGCGCTTTTGCATCTGGTTAATAGTGCGGCAATTCCGGTCAGCCTGTTTCCGATGAAGTCTTACTCCGCCTATGCAGGCGTGCAAGATGCGATGGTGGAATGGTGGTATGGACACAATGCCGTGGGATTCTTTCTCACTGCAGGTTTTCTTGGCATGATGTATTACTTTGTACCCAAGCAAGCGGGGCGTCCGATATATTCCTACCGCCTCTCGGTGGTGCACTTCTGGGCGCTGATCTTCACTTACATGTGGGCTGGTCCGCACCACCTGCATTACACCGCGCTGCCGGACTGGACGCAAAGCGTCGGCATGGTGTTTTCGCTGATTCTGTTGGCACCCTCATGGGGCGGCATGATCAACGGCATCATGACGTTGTCTGGTGCATGGCATAAATTGCGTGATGATCCGATCCTGAAGTTCTTGATTACTTCGCTATCTTTCTATGGCATGTCGACCTTTGAAGGCCCGATGATGTCAATCAAGACGGTCAATGCGCTTTCGCACTACACCGACTGGACCATTGGCCATGTGCATTCCGGTGCGTTGGGCTGGGTGGCCATGATTTCGATTGGTTCTATCTACTATCTGTTGCCGCGCCTGTATGGCAAAGCGCAGATGCATAGCATGAAAGCTGTCGAAACCCACTTCTGGGTCGCCACCACCGGCATTGTTCTCTACATCGCTTCGATGTGGATTGCGGGCGTCATGCAAGGCTTGATGTGGCGTGCTACCAACCCTGACGGCACGTTGACCTACTCGTTCGTTGAATCGGTGAAGGCAAGTTATCCCTTCTGGACCATCCGCTTGCTTGGTGGCGTCCTGTTCCTGACGGGCATGCTGATCATGGCATGGAATATGTTCAGGACGATGGCCGGGGGGCAAGTGGTCGATGCCCCGGTTCTTAAGGCAGCGGTGGCACATTAG
- the ccoO gene encoding cytochrome-c oxidase, cbb3-type subunit II — protein MTHDKIERNVGLLIVLTILTVSVGGLLEIVPLFFQKSTTSPANELVKPYDPLRLSGRDIYIREGCYNCHSQMIRPFRAETERYGHYSVAGEFIYDHPFQWGSKRTGPDLARVGGRYSDLWHRTHLLNPRDVVPESNMPAYSWLDRPLKDSDIETKMRALRVVGVPYTDDEIAGAKKALEGKTELDALIAYLQGMGTAIKQVR, from the coding sequence TTGACGCACGACAAGATTGAAAGAAATGTTGGCTTGTTGATTGTGCTGACCATTCTTACCGTGAGTGTGGGGGGATTGCTGGAAATCGTACCGTTGTTTTTTCAGAAATCCACCACTTCACCAGCCAATGAACTTGTAAAGCCATACGACCCGCTAAGACTTTCTGGGCGCGATATTTACATTCGCGAGGGCTGCTATAACTGCCATTCGCAAATGATTCGTCCGTTTCGCGCCGAAACCGAGCGCTATGGCCATTATTCGGTGGCGGGTGAATTTATCTACGACCACCCCTTTCAATGGGGTTCGAAGCGTACCGGTCCAGATCTGGCGCGCGTCGGAGGTCGGTATTCCGATCTGTGGCACAGGACACACTTGCTCAATCCGCGCGATGTCGTTCCTGAATCGAACATGCCGGCTTATTCCTGGCTGGATCGGCCACTCAAGGATAGTGACATCGAGACCAAGATGAGAGCGTTGCGTGTCGTCGGTGTGCCCTATACCGATGATGAGATTGCTGGCGCGAAAAAGGCGCTCGAAGGTAAAACTGAGCTTGATGCCTTAATTGCTTACCTGCAGGGTATGGGAACGGCAATCAAGCAGGTTCGTTGA
- a CDS encoding cbb3-type cytochrome oxidase subunit 3 — protein sequence MDINDLRSTFTVLSFLVFIGIVWWAYSDRRKTDYDEAARLPLDDDKPLTPDTTTAVQGNEKQEKKTS from the coding sequence ATGGACATCAATGACTTGCGCTCTACATTTACGGTGCTGTCGTTTCTGGTCTTCATTGGCATCGTCTGGTGGGCCTATTCAGATCGTCGTAAAACAGATTATGACGAAGCTGCGAGGTTACCCCTTGATGACGACAAGCCTTTAACACCAGACACGACGACTGCTGTGCAGGGAAACGAAAAACAGGAAAAGAAAACATCATGA
- the ccoP gene encoding cytochrome-c oxidase, cbb3-type subunit III, with amino-acid sequence MSDFVSGVWNIYIAVITIVSILGCALLLWMQSSAKHVEGKTTGHVWDETLEEFSNPLPNWWRWLFYLTVVFALFYLTMYPGLGSFKGQYQWTSTGQYDNEMKKADDQYGPIFQKYLKQDIRVVAINPEAREMGQRLFLTYCAQCHGSDARGTKGFPNLTDKDWLFGGSPGQIKETITQGRSAMMPAKGVKPDLTGDEIKDIAHYVRSLSGLAADPIRIHRGQQLFSVACAACHGAEGKGNVGLAPNLADKVWLYGSSEATIIETISNGRVNHMPAFGDFLGEAKVHLLTAYVYGLGGGQEAPATTP; translated from the coding sequence ATGAGCGATTTTGTGAGTGGCGTCTGGAATATCTATATTGCCGTTATTACCATCGTCAGCATTCTCGGTTGCGCCCTTTTGCTCTGGATGCAAAGCTCGGCCAAACACGTTGAAGGAAAAACCACGGGGCATGTCTGGGATGAAACCCTAGAAGAGTTTAGCAACCCGCTACCGAACTGGTGGCGTTGGTTGTTTTATTTAACGGTGGTATTCGCCCTGTTCTACTTGACCATGTATCCCGGTTTAGGCAGCTTTAAAGGGCAATACCAATGGACTTCCACTGGACAATACGATAATGAAATGAAAAAAGCGGATGATCAGTATGGACCGATTTTTCAAAAATATTTGAAACAGGATATTCGCGTGGTCGCAATTAACCCGGAAGCCAGAGAGATGGGGCAGCGGCTTTTTTTGACTTATTGTGCACAGTGTCATGGGTCAGATGCGCGGGGTACAAAAGGCTTCCCCAACCTTACTGACAAAGACTGGCTGTTTGGTGGGTCGCCGGGGCAAATCAAAGAAACCATCACGCAAGGGCGAAGTGCGATGATGCCAGCCAAGGGAGTCAAGCCAGATTTAACTGGCGATGAAATCAAAGATATCGCTCACTATGTGCGATCCCTTTCTGGTCTTGCTGCAGACCCCATACGCATTCATCGAGGCCAGCAATTGTTTAGCGTTGCTTGTGCCGCCTGTCATGGGGCAGAAGGCAAGGGCAATGTGGGATTGGCGCCTAATCTTGCAGATAAAGTATGGCTTTATGGCAGCTCAGAAGCCACGATTATAGAAACCATCAGCAATGGACGGGTCAATCATATGCCCGCTTTTGGGGATTTTCTGGGTGAAGCCAAGGTTCATTTGCTCACTGCTTACGTCTATGGGCTGGGAGGCGGGCAGGAAGCGCCTGCCACGACACCTTGA
- the ccoG gene encoding cytochrome c oxidase accessory protein CcoG, translated as MATLSAPTSKPVTFVEQSLYEVHAKVYPRSVTGVYATWRWLMVWLTQALFYGLCWLPWNGRQAVLFDLTARKFYIFGLVFWPQDIIYLAVLLIISAYSLFLFTAVGGRLWCGYACPQTVYTEIFLWIERKIEGDRLARIKLDANAMSMRKLLLRAAKYGAWSLLALWTGFTFVGYFTPVKTLWELVWSFSLGPWETFWIIFYGSFTYVFAGHLREQVCKYMCPYARFQGVMFDPDTLTITYDATRGEPRGPHKKGEAYKAEGKGDCVDCRICVQVCPTGIDIRKGLQYECIGCAACIDACDQVMEKMGTPKGLIRYSTEHAIAAKRGWKDIIRHIIRLRVLVYTAILWTIIAAFIWGIVTKPTLRVDVIRDRAVLAREVEGGMIENVYRLHVMNVSEAAHRYAITVSGLPEIDMVGERIIEVPPAGDQTFTVQVRVPPESGKRGSNVIYFDVKAMADEKTAVREKATFLQP; from the coding sequence ATGGCCACACTATCGGCACCCACGTCCAAACCGGTAACTTTTGTTGAGCAAAGCCTGTACGAAGTACATGCAAAGGTATACCCGCGATCAGTTACCGGGGTTTATGCCACTTGGCGTTGGCTGATGGTATGGCTGACACAAGCGCTGTTCTATGGTTTGTGTTGGCTCCCATGGAATGGCAGACAGGCTGTCCTTTTTGATCTAACCGCTCGAAAATTCTATATTTTCGGGCTGGTCTTCTGGCCGCAAGACATCATTTATCTGGCTGTCCTGCTCATTATTTCAGCCTATTCGCTCTTTCTATTTACCGCCGTTGGGGGACGGTTATGGTGTGGTTATGCCTGCCCGCAGACGGTATATACCGAAATATTTCTTTGGATTGAGCGCAAGATAGAAGGCGATCGTTTGGCTCGTATCAAGCTTGATGCGAACGCAATGTCCATGAGAAAGCTGTTATTACGTGCTGCAAAATATGGCGCCTGGAGTCTTTTGGCCTTATGGACTGGATTTACTTTTGTCGGTTATTTCACGCCTGTTAAAACACTGTGGGAGTTGGTTTGGAGTTTTTCACTGGGACCCTGGGAAACTTTCTGGATCATTTTTTACGGATCTTTTACCTATGTGTTCGCTGGTCACCTGCGTGAGCAGGTATGCAAATACATGTGCCCATACGCACGATTTCAAGGGGTCATGTTTGATCCCGACACACTAACCATTACCTATGATGCTACCCGTGGAGAGCCAAGAGGTCCCCATAAAAAGGGCGAGGCATACAAAGCAGAAGGCAAGGGGGATTGCGTTGATTGCCGTATTTGCGTCCAGGTATGTCCGACAGGCATTGATATCCGCAAGGGGTTGCAATACGAATGTATAGGCTGCGCCGCTTGCATTGATGCGTGCGATCAGGTCATGGAAAAAATGGGTACACCCAAGGGGCTGATTCGCTACTCGACCGAACATGCGATTGCGGCTAAACGGGGCTGGAAAGATATTATTCGCCATATCATTCGGCTGCGCGTGCTGGTTTATACGGCAATTCTATGGACGATTATTGCTGCTTTTATCTGGGGAATTGTCACTAAGCCGACACTACGCGTGGATGTCATTCGTGATCGCGCCGTGCTGGCACGTGAAGTGGAAGGTGGCATGATCGAGAACGTTTACCGGCTGCATGTGATGAATGTATCTGAAGCCGCGCACCGCTATGCAATTACAGTGAGCGGTTTGCCAGAGATTGATATGGTCGGTGAGCGCATCATTGAGGTGCCACCTGCGGGTGATCAGACTTTTACGGTTCAGGTGCGTGTGCCACCTGAAAGCGGAAAGAGAGGTTCCAACGTGATTTACTTCGACGTGAAAGCGATGGCAGATGAAAAAACTGCCGTGCGAGAAAAAGCGACTTTTCTTCAGCCATGA
- a CDS encoding FixH family protein, producing MKGLQSASHRRPWYREPWPWILMSGPFIVVVAALTTAWIAVKTDDGLVTADYYKKGLAINQTLISSEQARKVGLAAGIRIAGHGLSIRLQATDPAFALPSLLLVSISHPTRAGLDQTFQLTRAGDMYSSDTINLPVSGHWLVLLEDDKKTWRLLGNVVLPANGETLIGAAKTTK from the coding sequence ATGAAGGGACTGCAAAGCGCTTCTCATCGTCGGCCGTGGTATCGGGAACCATGGCCCTGGATTCTGATGAGTGGTCCCTTCATCGTGGTGGTTGCGGCACTGACCACTGCATGGATCGCTGTCAAAACTGATGATGGTCTGGTGACGGCGGATTATTACAAAAAAGGCCTGGCTATAAATCAAACCCTGATCAGTAGTGAGCAGGCAAGAAAGGTTGGCTTGGCGGCAGGTATCCGCATCGCAGGTCATGGACTTTCTATTCGTCTGCAGGCAACGGACCCTGCTTTTGCGTTGCCATCTCTACTGCTGGTCAGTATTTCCCATCCCACGCGGGCAGGACTAGATCAGACATTTCAGTTGACGCGAGCCGGCGACATGTATAGCAGCGACACGATTAATTTACCAGTCTCTGGCCATTGGCTTGTTTTACTTGAGGATGACAAGAAAACCTGGCGTTTATTAGGTAATGTTGTTTTGCCCGCCAATGGTGAAACACTCATTGGAGCCGCTAAAACAACCAAGTAA
- the fnr gene encoding fumarate/nitrate reduction transcriptional regulator Fnr, with protein MTEITKLQSACSQCNLQELCLPVGLSETELSVVDNLVGERRKIARGEAIFRSGDRFTAIYAVKLGFFKTEVLSEDGRHQVTSFYMTGEVLGMDGISAETHHCDAIALEDSEVCLIPFHELETISVKVPTLQRHLHRVMSREIVRDQGMMMMLGAMHAEERVIAFLLNLSQRYAARGYAARDFNLRMTREEIGSYLGLKLETVSRTFSHLQEEGLLQVEKKHIRLVDTVRLKKMLSQDRL; from the coding sequence ATGACCGAAATTACTAAACTTCAATCGGCCTGTTCGCAATGCAATTTGCAGGAGCTGTGTTTGCCCGTTGGGCTTTCAGAGACTGAGCTTTCCGTGGTGGACAATCTAGTGGGTGAGCGGAGAAAAATTGCGCGTGGCGAAGCAATTTTTCGCTCAGGCGACCGCTTCACGGCGATTTATGCGGTGAAGCTTGGATTTTTCAAAACTGAAGTATTGTCTGAAGATGGCCGTCACCAAGTTACCAGTTTCTACATGACGGGCGAAGTGTTGGGCATGGACGGTATTAGTGCAGAAACTCATCATTGTGATGCGATTGCACTCGAGGATAGCGAAGTCTGTCTTATTCCATTTCATGAACTGGAAACGATTTCAGTCAAGGTACCCACACTGCAACGTCACTTGCATCGGGTCATGAGCCGCGAGATTGTTCGCGATCAGGGAATGATGATGATGTTAGGCGCGATGCATGCAGAAGAGCGCGTGATTGCATTTTTACTTAACTTGTCTCAGCGATATGCGGCTCGGGGTTATGCCGCCAGAGATTTCAATCTGCGCATGACACGTGAAGAAATTGGTTCTTACCTTGGCTTAAAACTGGAAACAGTCAGCCGTACGTTTTCCCATCTTCAGGAAGAGGGATTGCTCCAGGTAGAGAAAAAGCATATCCGGCTCGTAGATACTGTCAGACTTAAAAAAATGCTATCTCAGGACAGGCTCTAG
- the hemN gene encoding oxygen-independent coproporphyrinogen III oxidase, translating to MHSPKTMNDQEIAFDRELIRRFDVNGPRYTSYPTADRFVEGFTADYYVHWLGRRGEVPPSRPLSLYVHIPFCPTICYYCACNKIITKDHGRSAKYLTYLGREMDLALAALGGTREVIQMHWGGGSPSFLADDEMRHLMDMIRSRFQLLPEGEYSIEIDPRKVKGATVALLAELGFNRMSIGVQDFAPEVQQAVNRIQSLEETRRVMDTARECGFKSLAVDLIYGLPKQNVIGFNHTLDEVIKLGPDRLSIYSYAHVPNQAKPQRRISEADLPTADERLQILQLAIRRLTDAGYVFIGMDHFAKPTDELAIAQRQGRLHRNFQGYSTHAEADLMAFGVSAIGKIGPSHVQNVRTLNDYYDRLDRGILPVLRGIQLTPDDLLRRSIIQALMCHFTLPIESFELAHLINFKSYFATELADLAVMEKDGLVTMTDQWITVNPPGRLLVRAIAMVFDRYLRFDRERIRYSKVI from the coding sequence ATGCATTCTCCAAAGACCATGAATGATCAGGAAATCGCTTTCGACCGCGAGCTCATCCGCCGTTTCGACGTAAACGGCCCGAGATATACATCTTACCCGACTGCTGACCGTTTTGTCGAAGGCTTTACGGCTGACTACTACGTGCATTGGTTGGGGCGGCGAGGAGAGGTGCCTCCCAGCCGTCCCCTTTCTCTATACGTTCACATTCCATTTTGTCCGACAATCTGCTACTACTGCGCCTGCAACAAAATCATCACGAAAGATCACGGCCGCTCGGCGAAATATCTTACCTATCTAGGCAGGGAAATGGATCTGGCGCTGGCTGCACTCGGTGGCACGCGTGAAGTTATCCAGATGCACTGGGGTGGTGGTTCGCCGAGTTTTCTTGCAGATGATGAAATGCGCCATCTGATGGATATGATCCGTAGCCGTTTCCAACTGCTGCCCGAGGGTGAGTATTCGATTGAGATTGATCCGCGCAAAGTCAAAGGAGCTACGGTTGCACTACTGGCTGAACTTGGCTTTAATCGCATGAGCATCGGCGTGCAGGATTTTGCACCGGAAGTGCAACAAGCCGTTAATCGCATTCAGAGTCTGGAAGAAACAAGGCGCGTCATGGATACGGCACGTGAGTGTGGCTTCAAATCGCTAGCGGTAGATCTTATCTATGGCCTGCCTAAACAGAATGTGATTGGTTTTAATCACACGCTGGACGAGGTAATCAAACTCGGCCCGGATCGTCTCTCGATCTATAGCTATGCCCATGTGCCTAATCAGGCCAAACCACAGCGTCGCATTAGCGAAGCCGATTTGCCCACCGCTGATGAGCGCTTGCAGATTCTGCAACTGGCGATTCGCCGCTTGACCGATGCAGGGTATGTTTTCATTGGTATGGATCATTTTGCCAAACCCACGGATGAGCTGGCCATCGCTCAGCGTCAGGGGCGCTTGCATCGTAATTTTCAGGGGTATTCCACACATGCTGAAGCGGACTTAATGGCCTTTGGAGTTTCTGCTATCGGCAAGATCGGCCCTAGCCACGTACAAAACGTGCGTACCCTGAATGATTACTATGATCGTCTTGATCGCGGCATACTGCCTGTGCTGCGCGGGATTCAGCTAACCCCCGATGATTTGTTGCGACGCAGTATCATTCAGGCACTGATGTGTCACTTCACCTTGCCCATCGAATCTTTCGAGCTTGCCCACTTGATCAATTTCAAATCCTATTTCGCGACAGAATTAGCTGATCTGGCGGTGATGGAAAAAGATGGCCTGGTTACGATGACTGATCAATGGATTACAGTCAATCCTCCTGGCCGTCTGCTAGTGCGGGCAATTGCCATGGTGTTTGATCGCTACCTGCGTTTCGACCGGGAGCGGATTCGCTACTCAAAAGTTATTTGA
- a CDS encoding sulfite exporter TauE/SafE family protein — MHDTGFFAVFLVGLLGGVHCVGMCGGIVSALTVQIPRQKAPWSIHLAYNLGRIGSYMMAGALMGAVGSLGLLLNHWLPMQMTLYIAANLMLIGLGLYLTGMTQTLAFVERAGQWLWRRVQPLTRRFLPVRGVAQALPLGMLWGWLPCGLVYSVLALTLLSGSPVRGALIMLAFGLGTLPNLMLAGLLLVRFRRVIQGRALRFGSGFLVLAFGVWGLVNATTLGGKLWQGIICHVE; from the coding sequence ATGCATGACACTGGTTTTTTCGCGGTATTCCTCGTTGGGTTGCTCGGTGGGGTGCACTGTGTGGGCATGTGCGGTGGCATCGTTTCCGCACTGACGGTACAGATCCCTCGCCAAAAAGCGCCGTGGTCAATCCACCTGGCCTATAACCTTGGCCGTATCGGCAGTTACATGATGGCAGGTGCCTTGATGGGCGCAGTGGGCAGCCTCGGGCTGTTACTTAATCATTGGTTGCCAATGCAGATGACGCTCTACATAGCCGCCAACCTGATGTTGATTGGCCTGGGTCTTTATCTTACGGGCATGACTCAGACGCTGGCTTTTGTCGAGCGCGCCGGACAATGGTTGTGGCGACGAGTGCAGCCACTGACCCGTCGTTTTTTGCCTGTGCGTGGGGTGGCACAAGCCCTGCCGCTGGGCATGTTGTGGGGTTGGTTGCCCTGTGGGCTGGTGTATAGCGTGCTGGCGCTGACCCTGCTTTCCGGAAGCCCGGTGCGCGGTGCTTTGATCATGCTCGCCTTTGGCCTTGGTACGCTACCTAATCTCATGCTGGCGGGGCTGCTGCTGGTGCGCTTTCGCCGCGTTATTCAGGGCCGTGCGTTGCGTTTTGGCAGTGGTTTTCTGGTCCTGGCGTTTGGTGTGTGGGGTCTTGTCAATGCCACCACGCTCGGTGGCAAGCTATGGCAGGGCATCATCTGCCACGTTGAATAA